The genome window aagatacatcctagatgggaagcccaaaactgtaatcgaggcaggagagattggagccagatgggtggaggtggcagagaagaaaaaaactggtcgcagttggagcgaagaccagaagggacaaccccagaccacaccctattaccgggggccgcccaaagccccacctacctcccaaagaaccctccagaccccttatcgtcccaccaccccgttctccagcaaccctcctcgccccagtgacccatcagctggacgatgttttaaatgtaacgagctggggcatgtaaaggccaactgccccaagaaccccaacagattacagttcattgcaccggaatcacaccagaggtccacaggcccagatacctcccagatacccttggagcggagggaaactgtgaatgtgggcgggaagaaggtcaccgcgtggagggacaccagagcacaagtgtcagctatccatgcttccttagtggaccccaatttaatcaacccagagatccaagtgacgattcaacccttcaagtccaactctttcgatttgcctacagccaagttgcctgtccagtacaagggctggtcaggaatgtggacttttgcagtctatgatgattatcccatccccatgctgttgggggaagacttggccaatcatgtgaagcaggccaagagggtgggaacggtcacccgcagccaggctaaacaagccgtgaggcctagctctgttccgaaaacttctatcaggacccggtcagaggtgatggacccggaccccagaccaatgtctgcaacagcagtagtggatccagtcccagagacccagacggaaccagtcccagaaccggaaccagccgaacaaccaacaccagacccattgccagcactgaatccagtacttgcaacctcaacaccagagggccccaccgaccctgaactggcagcagccgataacccgacacaagaggctcagccggagcctgaaccccaacatagtgcaccagcggagagcggttcacagtcaacagaaacagctccatcccctatatcgcttccagagggaccaagcctaggtccacaatccaatgaggaactgatgtctccagcatcaagggaacagttccagaccgaacaggaagcagatgaaagcctccagagagcttggacggcggcacggagcaacccaccacctctcagctcttctaatcgatccaggtttgttgtagaaagaggacttttatacaaggaaactctttctggtggacaccaggaagactggcatcctcagagacagttggtagttccaactaaataccgggccaagctcttgagcttagcccatgatcaccctagtggccatgctggggtgaacaggaccaaagaccgtttgggggggtcattccactgggagggaatgggcaaggatgtttctacctatgtccagtcttgtgaggtgtgccaaagagtgggaaagccccaagaccaggtcaaagcccctctccagccactccccatcattgaagttccatttcagcgagtagctgtggatattccgggtccttttccgaaaaagacacccagaggaaagcagtacatactgactttcatggattttgccacccgatggccggaagcagtagctctaagcaacaccagggctaacagtgtgtgccaggcactagcagacatttttgccagggtaggttggccctccgacatcatagaatagaatatcagggttggaagggaccccagaaggtcatctagtccaaccccctgcttgaagcaggaccaattcccagttaaatcatcccatcctcacagatgcagggactaatttcctggcaggaactatgaaaaacctttgggaagctcatggggtaaatcacttggttgccactccttaccaccatcaaacaaatggcatggtggagaagtttaatggaactttgggggccatgatacgtaaatgagcactccaatgattgggacctagtgttgcagcagttgctctttgcctacagagctgtaccaccccccagtttagggttttccccatttgaacttgtatatggccgtgaggttaaggggccattgcagttggtgaagcagcaatgggagggatttacaccttcaccaggaactaacattctggactttgtaaccaacctacaaaacaccctccgaacctctttagcccttgctaaagaaaacttacaggatgctcaaaaagagcaaaaagcctggtatgataaacatgccagagagcgttccttcaaagtaggggaccaggtcatggtcttaaaggcgctccaggcccataaaatggaagcatcgtgggaagggccgttcacggtccaggagcgcctgggagctgttaattatctcatagcattccccacctccaaccaaaagcctaaggtgtaccatattaattctctaaagcccttttattccagagaattaaagggttgtcagtttacagcccagggaggagacgacgctgagtggcctgaaggtgtctactacgaagggaaatgtgctggtggtgtggaagaggtgaacctctccatgacccttgggcgtatgcagcgacagcagatccaggagctgtgcactagctacgcgccaacgttctcagccaccccaggactgactgaacgggcatatcactccattgacacaggtaatgctcgcccaattagagtccaaccttaccgggtgtctcctcaagctagaactgctatagaacgggagatccgggatatgttacagatgggtgtaatccgcccctctgaaagtgcatgggcatctccagtggttctagttcccaaaccagatggggaaatacgtttttgcatggactaccgtaagctaaatgctgtaactcgcccagacaactatccaatgccacgcacagatgaactattagagaaactgggacgggcccagttcatctctaccttggacttaaccaagaggtactggcaggtaccgctagatgaatctgccaaggaaaggtcagccttcaccacacatctcgggctgtatgaatttaatgtactccctttcgggctgcgaaatgcacccgccaccttccaaagacttgtagatggtctcctagcgggattaggagaatatgcagtcgcctaccttgacgatgtggccatattttcggattcctgggcagaccacctggaacatctacaaaaagtccttgagcgcataagggaggcaggactaactgttaaggctaagaagtgtcaaataggcctaaacagagtgacttaccttggacaccaggtgggtcaaggaactatcagccccctacaggccaaagtggatgctatccaaaggtggcctgtcccaaagtcaaagaaacaggttcaatccttcttaggcttggccggttattacagacgatttgtaccgcactacagccaaatcgccgccccactgacagacctaaccaaaaagaaacagccaaatgctgttcagtggaccgaaaagtgtcagaaggcctttaacaagctaaaagcgaccctcatgtctgaccctgtactaagggccccagactttgacaaaccgttcctagtaaccacagatgcgtccgagcgtggtgtgggagcagttttaatgcagaaaggacctgatcaagaattccaccctgtagtgttcctcagcaaaaaactgtctgagagggaaagcaactggtcaatcactgaaaaagaatgttacgccattgtctacactctggaaaagctacgcccatatgtttggggacggcggttccacctgcaaaccgaccatgatgcactgaagtggcttcacaccgtcaaagaaaataacaaaaaacttcttcggtggagtttagctctccaagattttgatttcgacatccaacacatctcaggagcttctaacaaagtggctgaggcactctcacgtgaaagtttcccagactcaactggttaaaatcgtccttgagatgtggaaaatattgttagtctttatgtacttggtagcatatttagagatgcatgtgtcttattaactctgttttcctagagctccaggaagaaatcccagccagtgtttcaccctagctgagatttggggggcgtgtcataaatagaaagggaagggtaaacccctttaaaatccctcctggccagaggaaatctcctctcacctgtaaagggttaagaagctaaaggtaacctctctggcacctgaccaaaatgaccaatgaggagacaagatactttcaaaagctggtaggagggagagaaacaaagggtttgtgtgtctgtctacattttgtctttgccggggatagaccaggaatgaagccttagaacttttagtaagtaatctagctaggtatgtgttagattatgatttctttaaatggctgagaaaagaattgtgctgaatagaataactatttctgtctgtgtatcttttttgtaacttaaggtttttgcctagaggggttctctatgttttgaatctaattaccctgtaaggtatttaccatcctgattttacaggggggatttcttacaagaagacttttaataaaaatagaattagaaataagaaaactgaatgctttttcattgttctcagatccaggggtttgggtctgtggtcacctatgcaaattggtgaggctttttatccaacatttcccaggaaagggagggtgcaagtgttaggaggattgttcattgttcttaagatccaagggtctgggtctgtagtcacctaggcaaattggtgaggctttttaccaaaccttgtccaggaagtagggtgcaaggtttttgggaagtattttggggggaaagacgtgtccaaacagctcttccccagtaaccagtatttgtttggtggtggtagcggccaatccaaggacaaaagggtggaatattttgtaccttggggaagttttgacctaagctggtaaaaataagcttaggaggtttttcatgcaggtccccacatctgtactctagagttcagagtgggggaggaaccttgacagggccccCTAATTACCCTGTCTTtgaagattgtttgtttgttgttttgaatGATTACTTGAATGATTAGCAGATTTCCAGCCTCAAGAGTGGTTTCCCATTTGGGTATGAACTGGTAGGGCTGATTGATATACATGTCCATGCAGGAGCAGAAGCATTAGGCTACAATATAAGCATagagaaaatcactgggattacAGCTTTAGCATTTTACATTACAGCAAATCTATAACCACAGCCTTAATTAATATTCTGGCAACTCTACTGGTCACTATGTCTATGCATCTAGTACAATTAGAAACTTAATAAGGAGGTATTTATAACAGGAATTATTTTTCAGCATAGTTTCATCAAGGCATAGTCAGCACTCTCATAGTAAAAGATTGCACCGAACTGATTATAGCATACTGGGGATTAGAAAGTAGCGAACAGCACAGCAGCTAACAGAAGGAGTTTacctgggatctgcctgagaggaggtacgctaagggctgcattaaggaggctgtgttggtgagtatctgagtgtttgtttgttgtgaggacagtttgaccgtgtgcttgattggttgtttgaaaagggcgggaactgggagtgctttgttccaggtgagccttaagtgggcctgactgtataaaaagccagtcagctgtgaaccagctgagcagtaAACAGCACAGCAGCTAATGGAAGGAgtctgcctggggagagcccactgaggcttacatcttgtcgaagtctctgagtaattactacaactcctgaggaagctcgtagaaggaagggaatatggatggggggtgttcagctgttgtgacctccattggatgtgctatgtttgtctttcttccacaggacagaagcaactttgtctgtacaaagtgcaagctggtcaccatattggaagagaaggttcaaggtctggagcaacaggtatcgaccctgcgttgcataagagaaactgaagatttcctggacagacgtcaggatatgcttctacgggcacaaggttctgaagattcagagcaggctgcacataggggacaggaggatggtgaagaaatttggcatcatgtgacctccagaagaaaaaaggggaacatccatgtaccagcaacgcagatacaggtaagtaaccattttcatgttctctccacaggtactaatgcggagagtggaccagatgatacgtctgcgGGAAGGGAGCAGGAGACTCCGCcagttggaaggcatgagatgcactgtcctagggttgggggttccacgaccaccactcccaagagaaggaggcgggtcgtggtggtcggggactctctcctcagggggactgagtcatctatctgccgccccgaccgggaaaaccgagaagtctgctgcttgccaggagctaagattcgcgatgtgacggagagactgccgagactcatcaagccctcggatcactaccccttcctgcttctccacgtgggcaccaatgatactgccaagaatgaccctgaacggatcactgcagactacgtggctctgggaagaaggataaaggagtttgaggcgcaagtggtgttctcgtccatcctctccgtggaaggaaaaggcctggg of Natator depressus isolate rNatDep1 chromosome 4, rNatDep2.hap1, whole genome shotgun sequence contains these proteins:
- the LOC141986053 gene encoding uncharacterized protein LOC141986053, whose protein sequence is MNDSEGEENGKEKRGDNRKRRGQKQLCLYKVQAGHHIGREGSRSGATGTNAESGPDDTSAGREQETPPVGRHEMHCPRVGGSTTTTPKRRRRVVVVGDSLLRGTESSICRPDRENREVCCLPGAKIRDVTERLPRLIKPSDHYPFLLLHVGTNDTAKNDPERITADYVALGRRIKEFEAQVVFSSILSVEGKGLGRDRRIVEVNKWLRSWCRREGFGFFDHRMVFQEGGVLGRGELHLTKRRKSIFASRLANLVRRALN